In Hoeflea ulvae, one genomic interval encodes:
- a CDS encoding valine--tRNA ligase, translating into MLEKTYDAAAIEPKIATRWADANAFAAGAGAKPGAEPFCIVIPPPNVTGSLHMGHALNNTLQDIMVRFQRMRGRDVLWQPGMDHAGIATQMVVERQLAERQEPNRHEIGREAFVERIWNWKDESGGIIFNQLKRLGASCDWSRERFTMDEGLSRAVLEVFVSLYKEGLIYKDKRLVNWDPKLLTAISDLEVEQIEIQGNLWHFRYPLADGATYEFPVSFDEDTEAYSYETRDYIIVATTRPETMLGDTAIAVNPEDARYKDLIGKDAILPLVGRRIKIVGDDYADETAGSGAVKITPAHDFNDFEVGRRHHLKAINILTTDARVTLKDNEDFLDGLKVEGKLIEVIEEIDGMDRFAARKEIVAKMDEIGLLDHIEPHTHQVPHGDRGGVPIEPFLTDQWYVNASEMAKPAIESVREGRTNFVPKNWEKTYFDWMENIQPWCISRQLWWGHQIPAWYGPDGQVFVEKDEETALEAAIQHYLAHEGPWKAWVEEKLENFKPGEILERDEDVLDTWFSSALWPFSTLGWPDKTPELDKYYQTDVLVTGFDIIFFWVARMMMMGLHFMKEEPFHTVYVHALVRDMHGAKMSKSKGNVIDPLDLIDEYGADALRFTLAIMAAQGRDVKLDPSRIAGYRNFGTKLWNATRFADMNGAVLDPGFDPAGAKLTINRWILTELTRTSNEVKAAIEAYKFNEASSALYRFVWNQVCDWYLELLKPVFNGEDEAAKVEARACAAHVLSEAVKLLHPFMPFMTEELWEHLAGADAGLACHASWPEPVFEDTEAAGEINWLIELVSGLRSVRAEMNVPPSAKSQLVMVGTSATTGERLVRHEPAIRQLARVTDIVLENAVPGGSAQIVVGEATACLPLGELIDLTAEKARLEKALSKLGDDIDKIERKLGNEKFVANAKPEVVLAEREKLTGLLDQKEKMVQAIERVSQSG; encoded by the coding sequence ATGCTCGAAAAAACCTATGACGCCGCCGCCATAGAACCCAAAATCGCGACACGCTGGGCGGATGCAAATGCATTTGCAGCCGGCGCCGGCGCCAAGCCCGGCGCGGAACCGTTCTGCATCGTGATTCCGCCGCCGAACGTGACCGGCTCGCTGCATATGGGGCACGCGCTCAACAACACGCTCCAGGACATCATGGTGCGGTTTCAGCGCATGCGCGGCCGCGATGTGTTGTGGCAGCCGGGCATGGACCATGCCGGCATCGCCACCCAGATGGTGGTCGAGCGGCAACTGGCCGAGCGCCAGGAGCCCAACCGGCATGAGATCGGCCGCGAGGCCTTTGTCGAGCGGATCTGGAACTGGAAGGATGAATCCGGCGGAATCATTTTCAACCAGCTCAAGCGGCTCGGTGCATCGTGCGACTGGTCGCGCGAACGCTTCACCATGGACGAGGGGCTGTCGCGCGCCGTGCTGGAGGTCTTTGTCAGCCTCTACAAGGAAGGTCTGATCTACAAGGACAAGCGGCTGGTCAACTGGGACCCGAAGCTGCTGACGGCCATTTCGGACCTGGAAGTCGAGCAGATCGAGATCCAGGGCAATCTGTGGCATTTCCGCTATCCGCTGGCCGATGGTGCCACCTATGAGTTTCCGGTGTCCTTTGACGAGGATACAGAGGCCTACAGCTATGAAACCCGCGATTACATCATCGTCGCCACCACGCGGCCCGAAACCATGCTCGGCGACACGGCCATCGCGGTCAATCCCGAGGATGCCCGCTACAAAGACCTGATAGGCAAGGACGCGATCCTTCCGCTGGTCGGCCGCCGTATCAAAATCGTCGGTGATGACTATGCCGATGAAACGGCCGGTTCGGGCGCTGTCAAGATTACGCCAGCGCATGATTTCAACGATTTTGAAGTCGGCCGACGGCATCATCTCAAGGCAATCAATATTCTGACCACCGACGCGCGGGTGACGCTGAAGGACAATGAGGATTTCCTCGACGGCCTCAAGGTCGAAGGCAAGCTGATCGAGGTCATCGAGGAAATCGATGGCATGGACCGCTTTGCCGCGCGCAAGGAAATTGTCGCGAAAATGGATGAGATCGGGCTGCTCGACCATATCGAGCCGCATACCCACCAGGTGCCGCATGGCGACCGCGGCGGCGTGCCGATCGAACCGTTCCTGACCGACCAGTGGTATGTCAATGCTTCCGAGATGGCCAAGCCGGCGATCGAGAGCGTGCGCGAAGGGCGGACCAATTTCGTCCCGAAGAACTGGGAAAAGACCTATTTTGACTGGATGGAAAACATCCAGCCTTGGTGCATCTCGCGGCAATTGTGGTGGGGACACCAGATCCCGGCCTGGTACGGTCCCGATGGCCAGGTGTTTGTCGAAAAGGACGAGGAAACCGCGCTTGAAGCGGCAATCCAGCATTATCTTGCCCATGAAGGACCATGGAAGGCCTGGGTCGAGGAGAAGCTCGAGAACTTCAAGCCCGGCGAGATCCTCGAACGCGACGAGGATGTGCTCGACACCTGGTTTTCTTCGGCGCTGTGGCCGTTCTCGACGCTCGGCTGGCCCGACAAGACACCCGAACTCGACAAATACTACCAGACCGACGTGCTGGTCACCGGTTTCGACATCATCTTCTTCTGGGTCGCCCGGATGATGATGATGGGCCTGCACTTCATGAAGGAAGAGCCGTTCCACACGGTCTATGTGCACGCGCTGGTGCGCGACATGCATGGCGCCAAGATGTCCAAGTCGAAGGGCAATGTGATCGATCCGCTGGACCTGATCGACGAATATGGCGCAGATGCGCTGCGCTTCACGCTTGCGATCATGGCAGCCCAGGGCAGGGACGTGAAGCTCGACCCTTCGCGCATTGCCGGCTACCGCAATTTTGGCACCAAGCTGTGGAACGCCACGCGCTTTGCCGACATGAACGGTGCGGTGCTCGATCCCGGTTTCGATCCGGCCGGCGCCAAGCTGACGATCAACCGCTGGATCCTGACCGAACTGACCCGGACCTCGAACGAGGTCAAGGCCGCGATCGAGGCCTACAAGTTCAACGAGGCGTCAAGCGCGCTGTACCGCTTTGTCTGGAACCAGGTCTGCGACTGGTACCTGGAACTGCTCAAGCCGGTGTTCAACGGTGAGGACGAGGCCGCCAAGGTCGAGGCGCGTGCCTGTGCGGCACATGTGCTGAGCGAGGCGGTCAAGCTGCTGCATCCGTTCATGCCGTTCATGACCGAAGAGCTCTGGGAGCACCTGGCAGGGGCTGACGCCGGACTGGCGTGCCATGCGTCCTGGCCGGAGCCTGTGTTCGAGGACACCGAAGCCGCCGGCGAAATCAACTGGCTGATCGAACTGGTTTCCGGCTTGCGCTCGGTTCGCGCGGAAATGAACGTGCCGCCATCTGCCAAGTCGCAATTGGTGATGGTCGGAACCAGCGCGACGACCGGCGAGCGGCTGGTTCGCCACGAGCCGGCGATCCGGCAACTGGCCCGGGTGACCGATATCGTGCTCGAAAACGCGGTGCCGGGCGGATCGGCGCAGATCGTCGTGGGTGAGGCGACTGCCTGCCTGCCGCTTGGCGAGCTGATCGATTTGACGGCGGAAAAGGCACGCCTCGAAAAGGCCTTGTCCAAGCTCGGTGACGACATCGACAAGATCGAGCGCAAGCTCGGCAACGAGAAGTTTGTTGCCAATGCAAAGCCGGAAGTCGTTCTGGCCGAACGCGAGAAACTGACCGGCCTTCTCGATCAAAAGGAAAAGATGGTGCAGGCCATCGAACGCGTCAGCCAGTCCGGCTGA